The DNA segment CATTGAATCAGTCCACGAGATAGAGCTGGTTTTAATATGTTTGATGCATCAGCACTACCTTCTGTTCCACCTGCTCCTATGATTGTATGTATTTCATCAATAAATAGAATAATATCACCAGCATCTTCTATTTCTGAAATAATATTTTTTAATCTTTCCTCAAACTCTCCACGGTATTTAGTTCCAGCTAACAAAGTCCCCATATCAAGAACCATAACTCTTTTCCCTAATAAATTACTAGGAACATTTTGTGAAATTATTCTCTCTGCTAAACCTTCTACAATAGCTGTTTTCCCTACACCTGGTTCTCCAATAAGAACAGGATTATTTTTAGTTCTTCTATTTAATATTTCAATCATACGCGTAATCTCTTTATCGCGTGCTAATACTGGATCTAATTTATTATTAAATGCATCTTTAGTTAAATCTTTTGCTAGAGAATTTAACGTTTTAGTTTTTGCCGAACTATCTTCGGGCATATCTAATTTTTTGAAACCATCAAACAACTTAGCGAATAACCCTTGACTTTGTTTTAACAGTTCAAATAGTTCTGTTATCATCGCCTCTACATGTACATTTAATTTTTCTTTTAGTAATCTTACCGCTGTACTAGTTTGTTCATTTAATAACGATAGTAATAAGTGCTCACTCGTTACTACAAAGCTAGATGTATCATCAGCAAACTGTTGACTTTTTTCTATTGTTCTCACAGCACCATTTGTATAATCAATTTTCATAAGAACATTGCGATAAAAATCTGTTCCTTCTAACTCACTCTCATAAAATTCTACAACATTCTTTCTAAAATCGTCATAGTAGATGCCATATTTATTTAATGTTCTACAAGAAAGAGTATTATTCATGCTAAGCATCGCAAGCAATAAATGTTCAGTTCCTACAGCCTTAACACCAAAATCGTTAGCTTCTTCTTTGGCAGTAGTTAAAACCATAAGAGCCGTTTCGTTAAATCTTATATACATAACTCTATCCTCTCTTATTGTATTTTATATTGGTTAAAAATTTTACTGTTAAATCTTTTAAATTTGTTTTTGTTTTATGTTGCAACTTTTCAGCTACTTCTTTATTTATATAATTTAAGCATTCGTTATGAACCGCAATAATAGTTTCTAGACTGTTTAAAAAATGATTATAATCAAATTTTTCTATATATTCTTTATCAAGTAAGATTTTAGCTATTCTCACAGCTTCATCTAACTCTATTATTTCGTCATCCATAGTATCAATTAAATAATCTATGTAATCTTTATTTGTATGAAGTGTAATTTTGGTAATTCTAATAAAGCCACCTCCACCTCTTTTACTTTCTATTATAAAACCATGTTCCGGTGTGAAACGAGTTTTTATAACATAGTTTAATTGAGATGGTACACAATCAAATTTTTGTGCAACATTACTTCTTTTAATTATTATATGATCTTCTGGAGCTTCATTAAAAAGTTTTTTTATATATTCTTCAAGAATGTCCGTCATATTACTACTATTATTATTCATAAGGCCACCTCCTTTATTGACTAAAATTGACCTTTAATTAAATTATACTACACAAATATATTTTTGTACACAAAAAGATAGTCAATTATAGCAAAAGAAATGAAATATGCTCTCGTTTGAAAAAACAAATATAGCTTGATATTTTTAATAAAAGAAGAGTCATAAGTTTTACCCTATGACTCCTAAAAAATTATTTTTTCCTTTTTGATCTTCTATTAAATATTAAATTCATAACAATCGCCACTATTGTTCCAAGAACAATTCCACTATCTGTAAACATACGAATAAAACTTGGAAGTTGAGCAAATGCTGTCGGTACCGTCGTTACTCCTAAGCCAAGTCCAACAGAACATGCAATAATCATTAAATTCTCTTGTTTTGCAAAATCTGTACTACCTAACATTTTAACTCCGTAAGCAAGAACCATTCCAAACATACTTATCATCGCTCCTCCTAAAACAGGTTGCGGCACAATAGTAGCAAGAGCTCCAATTTTCGGAATAGATCCAAACACTAAAAGAATAAGAACCATCACATACATTACTCTCTTACTCTTAACCCCAGAAATTTGAACAAGACCTACATTTTGTGAATATGTAGTATAAGGAAAAGCATTAACAGTAGAACCAATCATAACAGCAAGCCCTTCTGCAAAATATCCACTACGTAAATCTTTTTCCCCTATTTTTTTATCACAAATATTTCCTAGTGCATAGTATACACCTGTTGATTCTATCATGCTAACAATACCTACAATAACAAAAGTTAAAATAGCACTAGCACGAAATTCGAACCCAGAAAATTTAAATGGTGTTGGATGTTGGAACCAAGAAGCATTTGATACTTCAGTAAGGCTAACCATCCCCATAAAACTTGCAATAATAGTACCTATAACAAGACCTAATAAAATAGCAATAGATTGAATAAAACCAGTTGTAAACTTGTAAATTACTAAAATTATTGCAAGGGTAATACAAGCAAGAACAATATTTTTTGGATTACCAAAATCAGGTGAACCTTGTCCTCCCGCAATATAATTCATCGCAACTGGTACTAATGTGATACCGATAATAGTAACTACACTTCCTGTAACCACTGGTGGAAATAATTTTGCAACCTTAGCAAAAAATGGAGCGATTAAAACCACCACTAATCCAGAAATAAAAATAGAACCATACATAGTTGCTAGACCTGCACTATTCCCTATCGCAATCATTGGAGCAACCGCAGTAAAAGTACAACCTAAAACAACTGGTAGACCAATACCTACGAATTTCCCTTTGTAAACTTGTAGAAATGTTGCCACCCCACACATGAAAATATCAACTGATACCAAATACGTCGTTTGTTCAGCACTAAGTCCTAGACCCGCAGCTACTATAATCGGAACAATTACAGCTCCTGCGTACATGGCAAGAACGTGCTGCAAACTTAAAATAAAAGTTTTCAAAATAAATTCTCCTTTATATTTTGCACATAAGACTGTAAAAGTAAGTTTTCGAATTCTTCTATAAAAATAAAAACTCGCCTATATTATAAAAATAATATAGGCGTAATCCTTCAATATAC comes from the Gemella morbillorum genome and includes:
- a CDS encoding CtsR family transcriptional regulator — protein: MNNNSSNMTDILEEYIKKLFNEAPEDHIIIKRSNVAQKFDCVPSQLNYVIKTRFTPEHGFIIESKRGGGGFIRITKITLHTNKDYIDYLIDTMDDEIIELDEAVRIAKILLDKEYIEKFDYNHFLNSLETIIAVHNECLNYINKEVAEKLQHKTKTNLKDLTVKFLTNIKYNKRG
- a CDS encoding nucleobase:cation symporter-2 family protein — translated: MKTFILSLQHVLAMYAGAVIVPIIVAAGLGLSAEQTTYLVSVDIFMCGVATFLQVYKGKFVGIGLPVVLGCTFTAVAPMIAIGNSAGLATMYGSIFISGLVVVLIAPFFAKVAKLFPPVVTGSVVTIIGITLVPVAMNYIAGGQGSPDFGNPKNIVLACITLAIILVIYKFTTGFIQSIAILLGLVIGTIIASFMGMVSLTEVSNASWFQHPTPFKFSGFEFRASAILTFVIVGIVSMIESTGVYYALGNICDKKIGEKDLRSGYFAEGLAVMIGSTVNAFPYTTYSQNVGLVQISGVKSKRVMYVMVLILLVFGSIPKIGALATIVPQPVLGGAMISMFGMVLAYGVKMLGSTDFAKQENLMIIACSVGLGLGVTTVPTAFAQLPSFIRMFTDSGIVLGTIVAIVMNLIFNRRSKRKK